A single genomic interval of Spirosoma linguale DSM 74 harbors:
- a CDS encoding NADH dehydrogenase (quinone) (PFAM: respiratory-chain NADH dehydrogenase subunit 1~KEGG: geo:Geob_0469 NADH dehydrogenase (quinone)): MDLTVLLVKGIIILVIFGITLLIATYSTYAERKVAAFLQDRLGPNRAGPWGLLQPIADAGKMFFKEDFIPSQASKWLFILGPCLAMLTALMSSAVIPFGDSIRFDNYSIPVQGIEINIGVLYIFGVVSLGVYGIMVGGWASNNKFSLLGAIRAASQNISYEIALGLSMIAILMMTGSLSVRAIVDQQASFFEWNIFTQPLGFVIFLTCAFAECNRTPFDLPECETELVGGYHTEYSSMKLGFYLFAEYINMFVSSAFVSALYFGGFHYPFMNEVGSALERSMGAITGHNIATAIGFVVFFGKIFFFIFFFMWVRWTLPRFRYDQLMNLGWKTLIPLSILNVVITGAGLLYNFKYATWAIVIVMVLMVVVSGARAPKREAIPQQV, encoded by the coding sequence ATGGACTTAACCGTATTACTCGTTAAAGGGATCATTATCCTCGTTATTTTCGGGATAACGCTCCTGATTGCGACCTATTCCACGTACGCCGAGCGGAAAGTGGCGGCTTTCCTGCAAGATCGCCTGGGACCAAACCGGGCGGGTCCCTGGGGACTTCTGCAACCCATTGCCGATGCCGGTAAAATGTTCTTCAAAGAAGATTTTATTCCATCTCAGGCCAGCAAATGGCTGTTTATTCTGGGCCCTTGTCTGGCGATGCTCACAGCTCTGATGTCGAGTGCCGTTATCCCGTTTGGCGACAGCATCCGGTTCGATAACTACTCGATTCCAGTTCAGGGTATTGAAATCAACATTGGTGTGTTGTACATCTTTGGCGTTGTATCGCTGGGTGTGTATGGCATTATGGTTGGCGGATGGGCGTCGAATAACAAATTTTCGCTCCTGGGAGCTATCCGGGCGGCATCGCAGAATATCAGTTACGAAATTGCGCTTGGGCTTTCGATGATTGCCATTCTAATGATGACCGGATCGTTATCCGTTCGGGCTATCGTCGATCAGCAGGCCAGTTTCTTCGAGTGGAATATTTTCACCCAGCCACTGGGGTTTGTTATTTTCCTAACCTGCGCTTTTGCCGAGTGTAACCGTACTCCGTTCGACTTACCCGAGTGCGAAACAGAACTGGTTGGTGGCTACCACACCGAGTACAGTTCGATGAAACTGGGTTTCTACCTGTTTGCGGAGTACATCAATATGTTTGTGTCGTCGGCATTCGTATCGGCGCTGTATTTTGGTGGCTTTCATTACCCATTCATGAATGAAGTGGGTAGCGCGCTCGAACGCTCAATGGGTGCCATAACCGGGCACAACATTGCAACAGCCATTGGCTTTGTCGTGTTCTTCGGCAAGATTTTCTTCTTCATCTTTTTCTTCATGTGGGTTCGGTGGACACTTCCCCGTTTCCGTTACGACCAACTGATGAATCTGGGCTGGAAGACGCTCATTCCATTGTCAATCCTGAACGTTGTGATAACCGGCGCTGGCCTGTTGTACAACTTTAAATATGCCACCTGGGCCATTGTTATTGTTATGGTTCTGATGGTGGTCGTATCGGGTGCACGGGCACCGAAGCGAGAAGCTATTCCGCAGCAAGTTTAA
- a CDS encoding NADH-ubiquinone/plastoquinone oxidoreductase chain 6 (PFAM: NADH-ubiquinone/plastoquinone oxidoreductase chain 6~KEGG: geo:Geob_0471 NADH-ubiquinone/plastoquinone oxidoreductase chain 6) — MTEFLSFFKTLTPTGYLFLFLTVLTLFSAIGVVTARNPIYSVLALIATFFCLSGHYVLLNAQFLAAVNIIVYAGAIMVLFLFTIMFLNLRKEDEESKTNLTKMASVVVGGMLMIMLITIFRAKSAQVPTVSATSFSAKTGLVENLGQLLYSDYILPFELASVLFLVAMVGAVMLGKREAGDRHF; from the coding sequence ATGACTGAATTTCTAAGTTTTTTCAAAACCCTGACGCCAACCGGCTATCTGTTTCTTTTCCTGACAGTGCTTACATTGTTTAGTGCCATTGGCGTTGTTACGGCGCGTAACCCCATTTACAGTGTATTGGCTCTGATTGCAACGTTCTTTTGCCTGTCGGGGCATTACGTGCTTTTAAACGCTCAATTTCTGGCGGCTGTCAATATTATTGTTTACGCAGGTGCCATCATGGTCTTGTTTCTGTTCACCATCATGTTTCTTAACCTTCGGAAAGAAGATGAAGAATCGAAAACAAACTTGACCAAAATGGCGTCGGTGGTCGTTGGCGGTATGCTGATGATCATGCTCATCACAATTTTCCGGGCCAAAAGTGCACAGGTACCTACTGTCAGTGCTACCTCCTTCAGCGCGAAAACAGGGTTAGTTGAGAACTTAGGGCAGTTGCTTTATAGCGATTACATTTTGCCTTTTGAACTTGCATCGGTCCTTTTCCTGGTCGCCATGGTTGGCGCTGTCATGCTTGGCAAACGCGAAGCAGGTGACCGGCATTTCTGA
- a CDS encoding NADH:ubiquinone oxidoreductase, subunit G, iron-sulphur binding protein (PFAM: NADH:ubiquinone oxidoreductase, subunit G, iron-sulphur binding; ferredoxin~KEGG: rak:A1C_06150 NADH dehydrogenase subunit G) has product MEDVKPQLLKVTIDGIEVEVEPGTTILQAARKIGPAVAPPAMCYYQPLKGSGGKCRACLVRVAAGSAKDPRPMPKLVASCLTAVQDGMIVENETSPQVIDARNGIVEFLLLNHPLDCPVCDQAGECDLQNFAFDHGKATTRYEEDRRTFEKRDIGPNIQLHMTRCILCYRCVYTADQITNKRVHGVMNRGDASEISTYIEKAIDNDFSGNVIDVCPVGALTDKTYRFKNRVWFTKPVDAHRNCPTCSGKVTLWYRGDEVIRVTARKNEWNEVTEFICNTCRFETKKTSDWTIEGPTKISRSSVISANKYRADTVKPSFGERLAAADYKPIDDKRDTSQLAIQQLPAERFAHVLPAALDPEP; this is encoded by the coding sequence ATGGAAGACGTAAAGCCGCAACTTTTAAAAGTTACCATCGACGGAATTGAAGTCGAGGTGGAGCCGGGAACGACTATTTTGCAGGCGGCCCGAAAAATCGGACCAGCCGTGGCTCCACCAGCCATGTGCTACTACCAGCCACTCAAAGGCAGTGGCGGCAAATGCCGGGCCTGTTTGGTTCGGGTAGCTGCCGGGTCAGCAAAAGACCCACGTCCAATGCCTAAACTGGTAGCTTCGTGCCTGACAGCCGTGCAGGATGGCATGATCGTCGAGAACGAAACCAGCCCTCAGGTCATTGATGCCCGTAATGGTATCGTTGAATTTCTGCTGCTCAACCACCCACTCGATTGCCCCGTTTGCGACCAGGCCGGTGAGTGCGATCTTCAGAACTTCGCCTTCGATCATGGGAAAGCCACCACCCGGTACGAGGAAGATCGTCGGACATTTGAGAAACGAGACATCGGGCCAAATATTCAGTTGCACATGACGCGCTGTATTCTGTGCTATCGGTGTGTGTATACCGCCGACCAGATTACGAATAAGCGTGTACATGGTGTTATGAATCGGGGCGATGCGTCGGAAATCAGTACGTATATTGAGAAAGCCATCGACAACGACTTTTCCGGTAACGTCATTGATGTGTGTCCGGTTGGGGCACTCACGGATAAAACGTATCGGTTCAAAAACCGGGTTTGGTTCACCAAGCCTGTCGATGCTCACCGCAACTGCCCTACCTGCTCAGGCAAGGTAACACTTTGGTACCGGGGTGATGAGGTGATTCGGGTAACGGCCCGGAAAAACGAATGGAACGAGGTAACCGAGTTCATTTGCAACACCTGCCGTTTTGAAACGAAAAAGACCAGCGACTGGACCATCGAAGGGCCAACGAAAATCTCCCGCAGCTCCGTCATTTCAGCGAATAAATACCGGGCCGACACAGTTAAGCCCAGTTTTGGTGAGCGCCTGGCGGCTGCCGATTACAAGCCTATCGACGACAAGCGCGATACATCGCAACTGGCCATTCAACAGTTACCGGCCGAGCGATTTGCCCACGTGCTACCAGCCGCACTAGATCCAGAACCTTAA
- a CDS encoding NADH-quinone oxidoreductase, F subunit (KEGG: bba:Bd3083 NADH dehydrogenase I, F subunit~TIGRFAM: NADH-quinone oxidoreductase, F subunit~PFAM: Respiratory-chain NADH dehydrogenase domain 51 kDa subunit; NADH ubiquinone oxidoreductase, F subunit, iron sulphur binding; Soluble ligand binding domain) — protein MATKILTEHINVPGIETFDVYRKQGGYTAVEKTIKTMTPEAIVEEVKKAGVRGRGGAGFPMGMKWSFLAKPEGVPRYLVCNADESEPGTFKDHYLMKNIPHLLIEGMIISSFALGANKSFIYVRGELMYVIHILEKAIAEATAKGFLGKNIMGSGYDLELVVQPGGGAYICGEETALLESLEGKRGNPRNKPPFPAVKGLYQSPTVVNNVESIATTPWIVNNGGDAYAGVGIGRSTGTKLISASGHINKPGVYEIELGVPVEDFIYADEWCGGIRPGHKFKALVAGGSSVPILPANLALTLANGEKRLMSYESLSDGGFATGTMLGSGGFIVFDETSCIVRNTWNFSRFYHHESCGQCSPCREGTGWMEKVLHRIEHGHGHQQDIDLLVDVAKKIEGNTICPLGDAAAWPVASAIRHFRDEFQWHIDNPTEATQPGAVYRGEMALV, from the coding sequence ATGGCTACCAAAATATTAACTGAGCATATCAACGTTCCCGGCATTGAAACGTTCGATGTATACCGGAAGCAGGGCGGCTACACAGCCGTAGAAAAGACGATAAAGACAATGACGCCTGAAGCCATTGTTGAAGAAGTAAAGAAAGCGGGCGTTCGCGGCCGGGGCGGTGCGGGATTCCCGATGGGCATGAAGTGGAGCTTCCTGGCAAAACCGGAAGGGGTTCCCCGTTACCTTGTCTGCAATGCCGATGAGTCGGAGCCGGGTACCTTTAAAGACCATTACCTGATGAAGAACATTCCTCACTTACTGATTGAGGGAATGATTATTTCATCGTTTGCCCTAGGTGCCAATAAGTCATTCATTTACGTACGGGGCGAGTTAATGTACGTTATTCATATTCTTGAGAAAGCAATTGCTGAAGCAACGGCAAAAGGTTTTTTAGGAAAAAATATCATGGGCAGCGGCTACGATCTGGAGCTGGTTGTTCAGCCCGGCGGTGGTGCTTATATCTGCGGTGAAGAAACAGCATTGCTTGAATCACTGGAAGGTAAGCGCGGTAACCCGCGGAACAAACCGCCTTTCCCAGCCGTAAAAGGCCTTTACCAATCCCCAACCGTAGTCAACAACGTTGAATCCATCGCTACAACACCCTGGATTGTCAACAACGGTGGCGATGCATATGCGGGTGTAGGCATTGGGCGCAGCACTGGTACAAAATTAATTTCAGCATCGGGTCATATCAACAAACCCGGCGTTTATGAAATAGAACTCGGCGTTCCAGTAGAGGATTTTATTTATGCCGATGAGTGGTGTGGCGGCATTCGGCCGGGCCATAAGTTTAAAGCACTCGTTGCCGGTGGCTCCTCCGTCCCAATTCTGCCAGCTAATCTGGCTCTAACGTTAGCCAACGGCGAGAAACGCCTAATGAGCTATGAGTCCTTATCTGACGGTGGCTTTGCAACGGGCACTATGCTGGGATCGGGCGGTTTTATTGTATTCGACGAGACCTCATGTATCGTACGAAATACCTGGAATTTCTCCCGTTTCTACCACCACGAGTCCTGCGGGCAGTGCAGTCCCTGTCGCGAAGGAACCGGCTGGATGGAGAAAGTCCTGCATCGAATTGAACATGGACACGGACACCAGCAGGATATTGACTTACTCGTTGATGTAGCCAAAAAAATTGAAGGTAATACCATTTGCCCGCTTGGCGATGCGGCTGCCTGGCCCGTAGCCAGTGCCATTCGTCACTTCCGGGATGAGTTCCAGTGGCATATTGACAACCCAACCGAAGCTACACAGCCTGGTGCCGTATACCGGGGCGAAATGGCATTGGTGTAA
- a CDS encoding NADH-quinone oxidoreductase, chain I (TIGRFAM: NADH-quinone oxidoreductase, chain I~PFAM: 4Fe-4S ferredoxin iron-sulfur binding domain protein~KEGG: ppw:PputW619_1866 NADH-quinone oxidoreductase, chain I): MQLTNRSKQVSNKEMTLAEKMYLPAIVGGLAITISHFFRKKPTIQYPEVKKYLGPIYRGHHILKRDEQGRERCTACGLCAVACPAEAISMVAAERKKGEENLYREEKYAAVYEINMLRCIFCGLCEEACPKQAVYLRHDRMVPVFQERDDVIYGKDRLVENMNDRYIRVANSEVQATPTEPSLTRAAT, from the coding sequence ATGCAACTAACGAATCGATCTAAACAAGTCAGCAATAAGGAAATGACGCTGGCCGAAAAGATGTACCTGCCCGCTATTGTTGGCGGGTTAGCCATCACGATCAGCCACTTTTTCCGCAAGAAGCCGACAATTCAGTACCCTGAGGTAAAAAAATACCTTGGCCCCATTTATCGTGGGCATCACATTCTGAAACGGGATGAACAGGGACGGGAGCGTTGCACCGCCTGTGGACTATGTGCTGTAGCCTGCCCGGCAGAAGCTATATCTATGGTAGCGGCAGAGCGTAAAAAGGGCGAAGAAAACCTTTACCGTGAGGAGAAGTATGCCGCTGTTTACGAAATCAACATGCTGCGTTGTATCTTCTGCGGTTTGTGCGAAGAGGCTTGCCCTAAACAGGCCGTTTATCTTCGTCATGATCGCATGGTTCCTGTTTTTCAGGAGCGCGACGACGTCATTTATGGCAAAGATCGGCTGGTCGAGAACATGAACGACCGATATATTCGGGTAGCTAATTCGGAAGTGCAGGCTACGCCGACGGAGCCCAGTCTGACACGCGCAGCAACCTAG
- a CDS encoding hypothetical protein (KEGG: hch:HCH_03033 hypothetical protein), with translation MKLKSNAFFLLLASLLLVTATGWIALPSAGLTWNTTTPAPKVQRYLYVVTPGVRNYLGYGGHGIQVFDIDNNHRFVKFIKTGGFSKDGKPSNVKGVDVSLATNCLYISTLEALQCIDLTTEKILWEKQYEGGVDRISISPDGQTIYMPSLEKEFWTVVNAKTGTVIKKIITNSGAHNTIYGPDGNFVYLAGLKSTMLNVADAKTHTVVKKVGPFGADIRPFTINGAQTLVYVNVNGLLGFEVGDLVSGKFLHRVVVEGFNIGEVKRHGCPSHGIGMTPDEKEIWLCDGANNRLHVFDNTVMPPVQKTSILVKDMPGWITFSLDGKYAYPSTGDVIDVKTRKIVASLEDQQYNDVQSEKMVEIHFAGNRAVAAGDQFGLGQVKHSAKN, from the coding sequence ATGAAACTGAAAAGTAATGCCTTCTTTCTACTGCTGGCCAGTCTGTTGCTCGTTACAGCTACCGGCTGGATAGCTTTACCTTCCGCTGGTTTGACGTGGAATACTACGACACCAGCGCCTAAAGTGCAGCGGTATTTATACGTCGTAACGCCCGGCGTTCGTAATTATCTGGGTTATGGTGGGCACGGCATTCAGGTGTTCGACATCGATAATAACCATCGGTTTGTGAAGTTTATAAAAACTGGCGGATTCAGTAAAGATGGTAAGCCCTCTAATGTAAAAGGCGTTGATGTAAGTCTGGCAACGAATTGCCTTTATATCAGCACGCTGGAAGCGCTCCAATGTATTGATCTCACTACCGAAAAGATATTATGGGAAAAGCAGTATGAAGGGGGCGTTGACCGTATTTCGATCTCGCCGGATGGGCAGACCATTTATATGCCTTCGCTGGAGAAAGAATTTTGGACGGTGGTGAATGCCAAAACCGGAACTGTCATCAAAAAAATTATCACGAACTCCGGCGCACATAACACCATTTATGGACCCGACGGTAACTTCGTTTATCTGGCGGGCCTCAAGTCAACCATGCTCAATGTGGCCGATGCGAAAACGCACACGGTTGTTAAAAAAGTTGGTCCGTTTGGCGCCGACATTCGGCCGTTTACGATTAATGGTGCTCAGACGCTGGTTTATGTGAATGTTAACGGTCTGCTTGGTTTTGAGGTGGGCGACCTGGTAAGTGGTAAGTTTCTACACCGGGTTGTAGTAGAAGGGTTTAACATTGGTGAGGTGAAACGGCACGGCTGCCCGAGTCATGGCATTGGAATGACTCCCGATGAAAAGGAAATCTGGCTCTGCGACGGAGCCAACAACCGTCTTCATGTGTTCGACAACACCGTTATGCCGCCGGTACAAAAAACATCTATTTTGGTAAAAGATATGCCCGGCTGGATCACGTTTAGTCTGGACGGTAAATACGCGTATCCATCAACCGGCGATGTGATTGATGTGAAGACCCGAAAGATCGTCGCCAGTCTGGAAGATCAGCAGTATAATGACGTTCAGAGCGAAAAAATGGTAGAGATTCATTTCGCTGGTAATCGGGCTGTAGCAGCAGGCGATCAGTTTGGGCTAGGGCAAGTGAAGCATTCTGCAAAGAATTGA
- a CDS encoding acetyl-CoA acetyltransferase (TIGRFAM: acetyl-CoA acetyltransferase~PFAM: Thiolase~KEGG: rpi:Rpic_0350 acetyl-CoA acetyltransferase), protein MDAYIVAGYRTAVGKAPRGGLRFTRPDDMAAEVIKHLLSQVPALDPARVEDLIVGNAVPEAEQGMQIARYIALLSLPNSVPGMTINRYCGSGLEAIAIASAKIHAGLADCIIAGGTESMSMVPVMGWKTALNYEIAKAHPDYYIGMGLTAEQVAQQFNISRDAQDEFAYASHVKALAAQKDGKFTDEIVPIKVSETYFDPESNKKKTREWTVSQDEGPRKDTSAEGLAKLRPVFAAGGSVTAGNSSQTSDGAAFVVVMSERLVNELNLQPVARMVSYATAGVEPKIMGIGPVAAIPIALKKAGLQQDDIDLIELNEAFAAQSLAVIQELGLDPAKINPNGGAIALGHALGSTGARLSVQLLNEMRRRDQKYGMVSACVGGGQGVAGIFERLN, encoded by the coding sequence ATGGACGCATACATTGTCGCCGGATATCGTACAGCAGTGGGCAAAGCACCACGTGGCGGTCTCCGCTTTACCCGCCCCGATGATATGGCGGCCGAAGTTATCAAGCATTTATTAAGTCAGGTTCCTGCACTGGACCCGGCTCGTGTGGAAGACCTCATCGTAGGGAATGCCGTGCCCGAAGCCGAACAGGGGATGCAAATTGCCCGTTATATAGCCTTACTTTCTTTACCCAACAGCGTTCCCGGCATGACTATCAACCGCTATTGCGGGTCAGGTCTGGAAGCTATTGCCATTGCTTCGGCCAAAATTCATGCCGGGCTGGCCGACTGTATCATTGCCGGTGGTACCGAGTCAATGTCGATGGTCCCCGTAATGGGCTGGAAAACGGCTCTGAACTACGAAATAGCCAAAGCGCACCCCGATTATTATATCGGCATGGGCCTCACCGCTGAACAGGTTGCCCAACAATTTAACATCAGTCGCGATGCCCAGGACGAGTTTGCCTACGCTTCCCATGTGAAGGCACTGGCCGCGCAGAAAGACGGTAAATTCACGGACGAAATTGTACCTATCAAGGTAAGCGAAACGTATTTTGACCCGGAGAGTAATAAGAAAAAGACACGCGAGTGGACCGTATCGCAGGATGAAGGTCCCCGGAAAGACACTAGTGCTGAGGGGTTGGCTAAACTGAGGCCCGTTTTTGCCGCAGGAGGCTCCGTTACGGCCGGTAACTCATCGCAAACATCAGACGGAGCCGCTTTTGTGGTAGTGATGTCGGAACGGCTGGTCAACGAGTTGAATTTACAACCCGTTGCCCGCATGGTATCGTATGCCACAGCGGGTGTGGAGCCTAAAATTATGGGTATTGGCCCAGTAGCAGCTATCCCCATTGCGCTTAAAAAAGCGGGCCTGCAACAGGACGATATCGACCTTATCGAACTGAATGAAGCGTTTGCCGCTCAGTCGCTGGCCGTTATTCAGGAATTGGGCCTTGATCCCGCTAAGATCAATCCGAACGGAGGGGCTATTGCGTTGGGCCACGCGCTGGGTTCAACGGGTGCGCGGTTATCGGTGCAGTTATTGAACGAAATGCGTCGTCGCGATCAGAAATATGGCATGGTATCGGCCTGCGTTGGTGGCGGGCAGGGCGTAGCCGGCATCTTTGAGCGGCTAAACTAG